Proteins found in one Aneurinibacillus uraniidurans genomic segment:
- a CDS encoding MFS transporter codes for MSTVVAKQKEYRKWLILANVSLGTFMATLDGSITNVALPSISHALAVSLNLVQWVITAYLLTIAALLPIVGKLSDSLGRGRLYQVGFLTFVGGSIFCGLSGSIWMLIVGRIIQAAGAALLMGNSQAIVASTFSKAERGRSLGITGTVVSLGSLTGPAVGGMLVGSLGWESIFWVNVPIGLLAFLAGIWILPKEKLEQVSEPFDYTGSMLYMVGIVVFLYVLSNVQVWGWSSIWTIAGLVGAVGLLIGFYKRETSISFPMLDFSLYRIRTFRVGSLAALLSFISLFCITVMMPFYMQNVLGYSPHIVGYVMMANPLVMALVAPLSGWLSDRIGPFFLTTGGLLLNAVSFAMLTTLGAKELPWQIALHLALFGLGTGMFQSPNNASVLGAVPPIQLGRAGGLNALVRNLGMVLGTTFSVSLFSFQFHRLAGSGERFMIQGEAYSATFIAALHSVFGAAAVICLFGAFVSARRGKPVR; via the coding sequence ATGAGCACTGTAGTTGCGAAGCAAAAAGAGTATAGGAAATGGTTGATCCTGGCTAACGTTTCGCTCGGCACCTTTATGGCGACGCTTGACGGGAGCATTACAAATGTGGCGCTGCCGAGTATTTCACACGCACTTGCAGTTTCCTTGAATCTTGTCCAATGGGTGATTACGGCCTATTTGCTTACGATTGCGGCACTTCTGCCGATCGTTGGGAAGTTATCCGATTCTCTAGGACGAGGTCGGCTTTATCAGGTAGGGTTTCTGACTTTTGTTGGGGGATCGATTTTTTGCGGACTATCGGGTTCAATCTGGATGTTAATTGTTGGACGGATTATTCAAGCGGCCGGTGCAGCGTTGTTAATGGGAAACAGCCAGGCCATTGTAGCGTCTACCTTTTCGAAAGCAGAGAGAGGGAGGTCGCTTGGAATTACAGGAACTGTTGTTTCCTTGGGTTCTTTAACGGGTCCTGCTGTCGGTGGGATGCTTGTAGGTTCGCTTGGCTGGGAATCGATTTTCTGGGTGAATGTTCCCATTGGATTGCTGGCTTTTTTGGCCGGGATATGGATTTTACCGAAGGAGAAGCTGGAACAAGTAAGCGAGCCGTTTGATTATACAGGGTCAATGTTGTATATGGTTGGGATTGTAGTGTTTCTTTATGTGTTATCAAATGTGCAAGTATGGGGATGGAGCTCTATTTGGACAATTGCCGGACTTGTGGGCGCGGTTGGACTTCTTATTGGATTTTATAAACGAGAAACTTCAATTTCGTTTCCGATGCTCGATTTTTCTTTGTATCGAATTCGGACGTTTCGGGTGGGGAGTCTGGCGGCATTGCTATCGTTTATTTCCTTGTTTTGTATTACCGTTATGATGCCTTTTTATATGCAAAATGTGCTGGGCTATTCTCCGCATATTGTTGGATATGTGATGATGGCAAACCCGTTGGTTATGGCGCTCGTTGCGCCGCTCTCAGGCTGGCTGTCTGATCGGATAGGGCCGTTTTTCCTTACAACGGGTGGACTTTTGTTAAATGCGGTGTCATTTGCCATGCTAACCACGTTAGGTGCAAAGGAATTACCGTGGCAAATCGCGCTGCATCTAGCTTTGTTTGGGCTTGGGACGGGGATGTTTCAGTCACCGAATAACGCGAGCGTACTTGGGGCTGTACCGCCTATCCAATTAGGTAGGGCAGGGGGATTGAATGCGCTGGTACGGAATCTGGGGATGGTGCTTGGGACAACTTTTTCAGTTTCGTTATTTTCTTTTCAGTTTCATCGTCTGGCAGGCAGCGGTGAGCGTTTTATGATACAAGGGGAGGCATATAGCGCCACCTTTATTGCGGCACTTCATAGTGTATTTGGGGCAGCCGCTGTGATTTGCTTGTTTGGTGCTTTTGTATCGGCGCGAAGGGGGAAGCCTGTTAGGTGA
- a CDS encoding MFS transporter, translated as MSNSTWLSSYIDSPEKQRQLYRRTLIIVVISQIFGGAGLAAGITVGALLAQDMLGTDSFAGVPAALFTLGSAGAALLVGRLSQRFGRRFGLATGFLAGGVGAIGVVISAAINSILLLFVSLLVYGAGTATNLQARYAGTDLASSTQRATAISIAMVSTTFGAVTGPNLVDVMGQFAMSIGVRALSGPFILAAAAYILAGLVLLALLRPDPFIVAKAIADVEKADDRKRSDNHSTARASNKRGVVVGATVMVLTQIVMVALMTMTPVHMRHHGHGLQEVGMVIGFHIGAMYLPSLMTGILVDKIGRTAMAVASGATLLAAGVLAAVAPADSMLALTIALALLGLGWNFGLISGTALIIDATHPSTRAKTQGSVDVLIALSGASGGALSGMVVAHSSYTTLSLAGAVLSLLLIPVVVWSRSNQNHD; from the coding sequence ATGTCGAATAGTACCTGGTTATCAAGCTACATTGATTCTCCGGAAAAGCAACGACAATTATACCGACGGACGTTGATCATCGTTGTCATTTCACAAATTTTTGGTGGTGCAGGACTTGCGGCAGGTATAACTGTCGGGGCACTTCTTGCACAAGACATGCTAGGTACAGATAGCTTTGCAGGAGTTCCAGCTGCGCTGTTCACGTTGGGTTCTGCTGGGGCAGCACTACTTGTCGGGCGACTCTCTCAACGTTTTGGCCGCCGTTTTGGATTGGCAACCGGATTTTTGGCTGGTGGTGTTGGTGCAATTGGGGTAGTCATTTCCGCAGCAATCAACAGTATTCTACTTCTTTTTGTATCACTACTAGTCTATGGGGCTGGGACTGCTACAAACTTACAAGCACGCTATGCAGGTACAGACCTGGCAAGCTCTACACAGCGAGCAACTGCAATTAGTATCGCCATGGTATCCACTACATTCGGCGCTGTTACGGGTCCCAATCTGGTTGATGTAATGGGCCAATTTGCTATGTCAATCGGTGTCCGTGCTCTATCTGGTCCGTTCATTTTAGCTGCCGCAGCCTACATTCTTGCTGGTTTGGTACTCCTAGCTTTACTTCGTCCTGATCCTTTTATTGTTGCCAAAGCAATTGCAGATGTGGAGAAAGCGGACGATCGTAAACGCTCAGACAACCATTCTACAGCACGAGCTAGTAACAAACGAGGAGTAGTTGTCGGAGCTACGGTAATGGTCCTAACTCAAATTGTCATGGTTGCACTTATGACGATGACACCTGTACATATGAGGCATCATGGACACGGCTTGCAAGAGGTAGGAATGGTAATCGGCTTCCATATCGGTGCAATGTATCTCCCATCTCTCATGACGGGTATTCTCGTAGATAAGATTGGACGTACTGCAATGGCAGTCGCCTCTGGTGCCACGTTACTTGCCGCTGGTGTTTTGGCTGCTGTTGCGCCTGCTGATTCTATGCTCGCACTCACGATTGCCCTCGCTTTACTTGGGCTTGGTTGGAATTTTGGTTTGATTAGCGGTACAGCGCTTATTATAGATGCAACTCACCCGTCCACTCGGGCAAAGACACAAGGATCTGTTGATGTCTTGATCGCTTTGTCGGGGGCATCGGGTGGAGCGCTATCTGGAATGGTTGTAGCTCATTCCAGTTATACAACACTTTCACTTGCCGGAGCCGTTCTTTCATTACTGCTTATCCCAGTTGTTGTTTGGTCTCGTAGCAATCAAAATCATGACTAA
- a CDS encoding glutathione peroxidase, with protein sequence MSIYDFSAKTITGEEKSLADYKGSVLLIVNTASKCGFTPQYKGLQALYEKYHKQNFEVLGFPCNQFMKQEPGTEADIQQFCELNYGVTFPMFAKVDVKGVNAHPLFAYLTKQAPGILSEAVKWNFTKVLVGRNGEVIKRYAPTTAPEAIAGDIEAIL encoded by the coding sequence ATGAGTATTTATGATTTTTCAGCCAAAACGATTACTGGAGAAGAGAAGTCACTTGCCGACTATAAAGGCAGCGTTCTACTTATTGTAAATACAGCGAGCAAATGTGGATTTACTCCGCAGTATAAAGGATTGCAGGCGTTGTATGAGAAATATCACAAGCAAAACTTCGAAGTGCTTGGATTTCCGTGCAACCAGTTCATGAAGCAGGAGCCAGGAACGGAGGCGGATATTCAACAGTTCTGTGAGTTGAATTATGGTGTGACCTTCCCGATGTTTGCGAAGGTTGATGTAAAGGGAGTAAATGCGCATCCACTGTTTGCTTATTTGACGAAACAGGCACCGGGCATTTTGTCAGAAGCTGTGAAGTGGAATTTCACGAAAGTTCTTGTCGGTCGCAATGGAGAGGTAATCAAGCGCTATGCACCGACAACAGCCCCGGAAGCGATCGCGGGGGATATTGAGGCTATATTATAG
- a CDS encoding ABC transporter ATP-binding protein yields the protein MTAMVEIADMSKVYRTGQEEIYAMKCVSTAITEGEFVAVMGPSGSGKSTFMNMVGCLDQPTDGRYFLDGIEVTNLSEKELARVRNEKIGFVFQTFHLLPRSTALANVELPLLYAGVNRKERRKRAEEALARVGLAERMQHKPNELSGGQRQRVAIARALVNRPSIILADEPTGALDSRTSVEIMGIFQELNDQGTTIILVTHEHDIAMYAKRLIRFRDGMIIADDPVTERLYAAAQQAGEVQA from the coding sequence ATGACAGCCATGGTGGAAATTGCAGATATGTCGAAGGTGTACCGGACTGGACAGGAGGAAATTTATGCGATGAAGTGTGTGAGTACCGCGATTACCGAAGGAGAATTCGTCGCAGTGATGGGTCCGTCCGGTTCTGGGAAATCAACGTTTATGAATATGGTCGGCTGCCTGGATCAGCCAACAGATGGGCGTTATTTTCTAGACGGCATCGAAGTAACCAACCTGTCAGAGAAAGAATTGGCGCGGGTACGCAATGAAAAAATTGGCTTTGTATTTCAGACGTTTCATTTACTGCCGCGCTCTACAGCGCTGGCGAATGTTGAACTTCCGCTTCTATATGCTGGAGTAAATCGAAAAGAACGCAGGAAGCGAGCAGAAGAAGCCCTTGCCCGGGTTGGATTAGCGGAGCGAATGCAGCATAAGCCAAATGAGCTGTCAGGGGGGCAGCGACAGCGAGTGGCAATTGCCCGTGCGCTTGTAAACCGCCCCTCTATTATATTGGCGGATGAACCGACAGGAGCACTCGATTCGCGGACAAGCGTGGAGATTATGGGGATTTTTCAGGAATTGAATGACCAAGGCACGACCATTATTTTAGTTACACATGAGCATGACATCGCCATGTACGCAAAGCGCCTGATTCGGTTCCGGGACGGGATGATTATAGCGGATGATCCGGTGACAGAGCGCCTGTATGCTGCTGCACAGCAGGCCGGGGAGGTGCAGGCATGA
- a CDS encoding ABC transporter permease produces the protein MSIRESLFVALDGIRANKLRSFLTMLGIIIGIASVIAIMTLGRSGQAAIIGEVSKFGISNFDVWTTYDTQEEADSNALLVEDAEYLPQISPYISSIAAYMEMGRTTLYNQDGKKKAARVSAVTATLLDVKSTTRVVQGRFFTEEDDKSRRAVIVLDEKLARDLFGSQNPIGQRVRFEKVNVTVIGLVREEKFRFDNSQVQNAYVPIRFLQDVYGTKSVSNLEVKATGKEAVTPAMQQVKNFLNRKHNHKDYYQTVSLEDQIASFTKVTDVITLVFSIVAGISLVVGGIGVMNIMLVSVTERTREIGIRKALGARRQHILLQFLLESLILSLIGGAIGVLLGVGASAAVFLYADMPFLLSWEAVIIAFSVSSSIGVFFGLYPANKAAKLHPIEALRYE, from the coding sequence ATGAGCATTCGGGAGAGTCTGTTTGTCGCACTTGATGGGATCAGAGCGAATAAGCTCCGATCGTTTTTGACGATGCTTGGCATCATTATTGGTATTGCGTCAGTTATCGCAATTATGACATTGGGACGCAGTGGACAGGCAGCGATTATCGGTGAGGTGAGCAAATTCGGAATTAGTAATTTTGATGTGTGGACCACATATGATACACAGGAGGAAGCGGACTCGAATGCGCTCCTTGTCGAGGATGCGGAATACTTGCCGCAGATCAGTCCGTATATCTCATCGATTGCTGCGTATATGGAGATGGGCCGCACAACTTTGTACAACCAGGATGGGAAGAAAAAGGCGGCGCGTGTAAGTGCAGTGACGGCTACGCTTCTGGATGTTAAATCAACCACCCGCGTCGTGCAGGGGCGATTTTTTACAGAGGAAGATGATAAGAGCCGCCGCGCGGTTATTGTACTGGATGAGAAGCTCGCTCGTGACTTGTTTGGCTCGCAGAATCCGATCGGACAGCGGGTGCGGTTCGAGAAGGTGAATGTCACCGTTATTGGACTTGTTCGGGAGGAGAAATTCCGGTTTGATAATTCGCAAGTACAGAATGCGTACGTACCGATTCGTTTTTTGCAGGACGTATATGGAACGAAAAGTGTGTCAAATCTGGAGGTAAAAGCAACAGGCAAAGAAGCGGTTACTCCAGCAATGCAGCAGGTAAAAAATTTTTTGAACCGAAAACATAATCATAAAGATTATTACCAGACTGTAAGCTTGGAAGATCAGATTGCTTCTTTTACAAAAGTAACAGACGTGATTACGCTTGTATTCAGTATTGTAGCGGGTATTTCATTGGTTGTAGGTGGAATCGGCGTCATGAATATTATGCTTGTATCGGTGACGGAGCGAACGCGGGAGATCGGCATTCGTAAGGCACTCGGGGCACGCCGACAACACATTCTACTTCAATTCTTACTCGAATCACTTATTCTGTCGCTCATCGGTGGCGCAATCGGAGTACTGCTTGGAGTTGGTGCTTCCGCTGCTGTATTCTTGTATGCAGATATGCCGTTCCTACTGTCATGGGAAGCGGTCATCATTGCGTTTTCTGTATCCAGCTCAATTGGGGTGTTCTTCGGCTTGTATCCAGCAAATAAGGCAGCAAAACTACATCCAATTGAAGCGCTTCGATACGAATAA
- a CDS encoding efflux RND transporter periplasmic adaptor subunit, whose amino-acid sequence MRKKIIIGTIVLVLGAGGVAGYAALGNKQPKGVPVTLGAVVQKDMENKIMTTGRVKMKQEMTVYAGASGRITSLAVEEGTVVKKGQVVGMIDTQDIENQLLDMDSQLLDAAGQIVEIDAQIKQKQAEIAKLKANTEPLEISKASVVVKQTEQDYAGAKREYERIKLLVEQGVEKKQELDKATDRLDESRLKVQTARYELQLKQKGPKPEDVNTAYTELSALQVKKQNAIAKKGSVERKRTNLEAQKAQTVITAPMDGTIITRKAKQGEQATKGGELFTIGSAGALYIEADINEADSSKINIGQAAIIEGNALGKKKVNARITSVSPVAVTTQEKSQGQQEEKAKLTAKLELIEPVPALRAGFRVDVTIVYESRKQAVQVPIEAIQKSDNDSKSFVWVNENGRAKKKVVVTGMENELFAEVKQGLRAGDQIITNPGPQLKEQEPIIESVPESPGLK is encoded by the coding sequence TTGCGGAAAAAAATAATAATCGGCACCATTGTACTCGTGCTGGGTGCTGGTGGGGTAGCTGGGTATGCGGCGTTAGGAAATAAGCAGCCGAAAGGGGTACCGGTTACACTTGGCGCTGTTGTCCAAAAAGATATGGAAAACAAAATCATGACGACCGGACGCGTAAAAATGAAGCAGGAAATGACCGTATATGCAGGTGCGTCAGGACGTATTACATCGCTTGCCGTTGAAGAAGGAACTGTAGTGAAAAAAGGTCAGGTTGTCGGTATGATCGATACACAGGACATAGAAAACCAGCTTCTTGATATGGATAGCCAGCTGCTGGATGCAGCTGGACAAATTGTGGAAATCGATGCGCAGATTAAGCAAAAACAAGCTGAGATTGCAAAATTGAAAGCGAACACAGAGCCGCTGGAGATTTCCAAAGCTTCAGTTGTAGTCAAGCAAACAGAACAGGATTATGCCGGAGCTAAACGTGAGTATGAACGTATAAAACTGCTGGTGGAACAGGGAGTAGAAAAAAAGCAGGAACTTGATAAGGCCACAGATCGGCTGGATGAGAGTCGACTCAAGGTTCAAACCGCACGTTATGAACTTCAGCTCAAGCAGAAGGGGCCGAAGCCGGAAGATGTAAATACAGCTTATACAGAGCTTTCTGCTCTGCAAGTGAAAAAACAGAATGCCATTGCTAAAAAAGGTAGCGTCGAAAGAAAGCGGACGAATCTGGAAGCCCAAAAAGCGCAAACAGTCATTACGGCACCGATGGATGGAACGATTATTACTCGGAAAGCAAAGCAGGGGGAACAAGCAACCAAAGGTGGCGAACTGTTTACGATAGGTTCCGCAGGTGCGCTGTACATAGAAGCAGATATTAATGAAGCAGACAGTTCAAAAATCAACATCGGACAAGCTGCTATCATCGAGGGAAATGCACTCGGTAAAAAGAAAGTAAACGCCAGAATCACATCTGTTTCTCCAGTGGCTGTAACGACACAGGAAAAATCACAGGGTCAGCAGGAGGAAAAAGCAAAGCTTACTGCCAAGCTGGAATTGATCGAACCAGTTCCGGCACTACGGGCTGGATTTCGTGTCGATGTAACGATCGTGTATGAAAGCAGGAAGCAGGCGGTACAGGTGCCGATCGAAGCAATCCAGAAATCAGATAACGACAGCAAATCTTTCGTTTGGGTAAATGAAAACGGACGAGCGAAGAAAAAAGTGGTTGTGACAGGGATGGAAAATGAGCTGTTTGCGGAAGTCAAACAAGGATTACGTGCCGGTGATCAGATTATCACCAATCCAGGACCACAACTTAAAGAGCAGGAACCGATCATCGAATCTGTTCCAGAAAGTCCGGGGTTGAAGTAA
- a CDS encoding MFS transporter, giving the protein MPSSVSASVQKTIPQPKNQARMLWFLVSFAYLLIVSQRTAPGIISDQLLAEFHISASTLGLMSTFQFVMYAGLQIPIGLWAARLGPARLLLVGILASGIGTILYSIADSLPLLFATRALIGFGDAFIWVNCVLILGKAFEPLSFSTMIGMTGAMGSLGNMLTTMPLAWWVTASGWRLPFTCMGIILLVHALIMYRGFNRRDMLFPTDAANLHPAVTLREFATLIRKRTAWGPFLCHFGIIGTYVGFTSVWAVPYLLDMYGISRAEAASILGLALISAVAGGPLSGWMAARAGNCRAPYIWLQVLNVTVWSMFLLTKAHPPLALVYVLFIALGFGIGTSTLTFASIRENFPVAQVGALTGLANTGGFFSAVLLPPIMGLVFDRIGLHSQQAYAVAFIIPALFASIGIVGALMLSKQKAI; this is encoded by the coding sequence ATGCCTTCTTCCGTATCTGCTTCCGTACAGAAGACGATTCCGCAGCCGAAGAATCAAGCTCGTATGCTTTGGTTTCTCGTGTCCTTTGCGTATCTGCTTATTGTCAGTCAGCGGACAGCACCCGGCATCATTAGTGATCAACTTCTGGCTGAATTCCATATATCTGCTTCTACATTAGGTCTTATGAGTACGTTTCAATTTGTCATGTATGCAGGCCTGCAAATTCCGATCGGGCTGTGGGCTGCTCGTCTCGGCCCGGCCCGTCTGCTACTCGTAGGTATTCTGGCAAGTGGTATCGGAACAATTCTCTACAGTATAGCAGACAGTCTGCCGCTTTTATTTGCAACCCGTGCATTGATTGGATTTGGTGATGCGTTCATCTGGGTAAATTGTGTACTGATTCTCGGAAAAGCGTTTGAGCCTCTTTCATTCTCGACAATGATTGGCATGACGGGAGCGATGGGCAGCCTTGGCAATATGCTGACGACCATGCCACTTGCCTGGTGGGTTACCGCTTCCGGCTGGCGACTGCCGTTCACCTGCATGGGCATCATCCTGCTTGTACATGCGCTAATCATGTACCGGGGATTTAACCGCCGAGATATGCTGTTTCCTACTGATGCTGCGAACTTGCATCCAGCAGTCACACTGCGAGAATTCGCCACACTGATCCGGAAGCGGACTGCATGGGGACCATTTCTGTGCCACTTCGGAATCATAGGTACATATGTTGGATTTACCAGTGTGTGGGCCGTTCCATATTTGCTTGATATGTATGGAATCAGTCGCGCAGAAGCCGCGTCTATTCTTGGCCTGGCACTCATTAGCGCAGTCGCAGGTGGTCCATTGTCCGGTTGGATGGCCGCCCGAGCTGGCAATTGTCGAGCACCTTATATCTGGCTACAAGTACTGAACGTTACCGTATGGAGTATGTTCCTTCTCACCAAAGCGCACCCGCCGCTTGCACTTGTATATGTCCTGTTTATTGCGCTTGGTTTTGGAATCGGCACCAGCACCCTTACGTTCGCCTCGATTCGAGAGAATTTCCCTGTAGCGCAGGTCGGTGCGCTAACCGGGCTCGCCAATACAGGTGGATTTTTCAGCGCCGTGCTGCTTCCCCCTATTATGGGGCTTGTGTTTGACCGAATCGGACTTCACAGTCAGCAGGCATATGCTGTAGCCTTTATTATTCCAGCCCTGTTTGCTTCTATCGGCATTGTAGGGGCCCTTATGTTATCCAAACAGAAAGCTATATAA